The Bacillaceae bacterium IKA-2 DNA window AGTGGTTCCCCGTAAATCTCGTCGCTGTGACACCTCGGTATTTGCCGAGTTTTGTAGAATAAGAGACTCGAAGATTTGCTGTAGGAGTAGGACACATTATGAAGGGATTTCAAACTAGGATTTTTTCATAAATCAGCTAAATGTATTGATACTAACAAAATGGGACTGTATTATATAGTTAGGTAATAAAATACGCTAAGTTAGGAGATAAAAAAATGAGTGAAAATATTTTGAAGCAAGTACTTGAGGAAGTAAAAAATTTAAACAATGGATTGGCTAATATTGAAAATCAACTAAATCAAATGGATAGTCGTTTTGATACTTTAGATACAACTAATCTTTCAATGCAAAGTGATATAACTGATATTAAACAAGGAGTTCAAAGAATAGAAGAAAGTCATCCCGAAGATGTAATCGGAATGCTAAAAACGATAAATAGCAAGCTTGATGAACGGGATAATGAAATGCTTGCGATCAATCGAAGACTTTATAGAGTAGAGGGTGTTGTGGAAGGCGTTTCGAAGCAATAGACTTTTTTGCGTCTCTGCATGTGGCTTCAATCTAATCAGATCGATTCTGTTAGTCCTCTTGTTCACCCTTTAATTTTCTTCAATTTTATTCTCAATCCTCATGATTAAAACCTCTAAATCTTCCTTTTTTTACATCGATCATTTCAAATTTAACTATTAGTTCAATTTAAACAATGCTTTATCATAAGATCCAGAGACATGCACCTCGTCCCACTATATTTTTACAATTGGGGTCTTTATAAACGGTGTCTGACACCGGGGCGTGTAGATTGTGAAAACTAGTTCTTGTTGTCATCCTATTTTCCACTAAAATTCACATAATGTCTGGCACCAAAAAACGATTGAAGAATGAATTAATCTTCAATCGTTTTTTTTTGGTATATCCATACAAATTAGCGAGAAAGTTAAAAAGTTACCTATGTAAAATTTTTCTCTGATTTTCTTTTATGATTCTGTCTTATCTTAGGGGAATTATTCAATTTTTTTGTCGAAATCGCTAAATTAATATTACAATTTTTACCACGTTTGTGTATAATTGAATATGTACTTATTTTAACTTATAGGAGGAAAAATTTTGTCATTGTTACAAAAGCAAGACTTAACAACAGAAGAATTTCAATTACTAAGCTCAGAAATGAGCAAGAAACAAAAATCAAGTGGAACAACATGGTTACTATGGGTCTTTACTGGTGTTCTTGGAGGTCATCGTTTTTATTTAGGAAAAACAGGAACTGCAGTTGCGATGTTACTGACGCTTGGGGGACTTGGATTTTGGGTATTTATTGATTTATTCTTAATAAATGGCATGATTAAGGATACGAACGATAATATCGAAAATGACGTTATAGCTGAAATTCGTATGATCAAACAAGCAAGGAAAAATTCTGAAGTGGCAGCATCTGCTTTATAAACGATGATGACATCTAAAAAAGAACTGACACTTGAAGAGTTAGCAATTCTTCAGTCTGAAATGTTAAAAAAGAGCAAAAATAAAGAAGCTGCATGGGGTTTATGGGCAGGCCTGTCTTTCTTTGGTGGGCATCGCTTCTACACAGAAGACTATGGACTTGCAGGTGCCATGTTAAGTACAACTGTCTTTCCATTGATCATCTTTGTGTTCGTACTTTTTGGTTCTCTTCCTGTCGCACTTTTTTATCCGTCCCTGTTCTTTGTCATTGGTTCTGTTGTTTGGAGTTGGATTGACGCGTTTTTTTTAAATCGTCGTTTAGATACGTTAAACAATAAAATAGAAAATGATATTTTAAATTCTATCAAAAAAAGCTGAAACCTATATTTCTAGGTTTCAGCTTTTTTCTTGTTTGACTAGTAATAGAATAATTAAAAGCAATAAATCACAAATCAGAACACTGTTTACTAGAAATTATATAAATAAGATCCAGAGACATGCACCTCGTCCGACTATATTTTTACAATTGGGGTCTTGAGATGGTAGGATGCATTTCACTTATCAAATTTAATAGACCATGTCACTGGACTCTCCGAGATCAGCGGTGTCTGACACCGAGGCGTGTAGATTGTGAAAACTAGGTCTTGATGTCATCCTATTTTCGACTAAAATTCACATAATGTCTGGCACCAAAAAACGATTGAAGAATTAATCTTCAATCGTTTTTTTTTTGTATCCAATTTTAATAATCGATTAATTTCTCCTTCAAATATGCATAAAACGGTAAAGATCATGATACTCTCTCAAACTATTATATAAATTGGTTTCCTACTTTTATGAATTTCATAATCTAGATTCAACGCCACTAAGATACTACACCTAGTTTCACTAAAATATTTTAAACTAGATGTAGCTTGATGTGGCTAATATATTGTTATTAAGAAATTCACTCACTGTATTTGTCAACTCAAAAGCGGTCCACGAATCAGTTGAAAAAAGGTCCACTTATTTAGTTGGTTTTAGCCATGACATTGTCTCTTCAAATCGGTGACTTACTTCTCGTGAAATATCTAAGATATGTGATTTGTGAGCAAGTCTATCTACAATTGCACCAGTAAGCATCGGGTCTTTAAAAATCTCTTCCCAGCGATCAAAAGCCAAGTTTGTTGTTATGATTATTGATCCTTTATCGTTTCTATTTGATAATAAATTAAATAGTATTTCACAACCAATTTTGTCAAATGATACGTATCCCAGTTCATCTAAAACGACAAGACTGTACTTTTCAAATTTGGTTTTATATTGCGATAGTTTGCTTTCACTCATTGCTTCTTTTAACTCTATTATTAAGTTAGGTACAGAGATAAACAATACACTTTTGCCTTCCAAACACGCCTTAATACCAAGCCCAATACTATAATGTGATTTCCCGCAGCCAGGAGATCCTATTAAGATTATATTTTCTTTATTTTCAATGAACTGCAACGTTTCTAGTTCTTCGAATTTCGGTATAAATTTCTTATGGTACTTACTCTTGTCGAAGTCTTCTAAGTACTTGTTAAGAGGGAATTTAGCCCTTCTGAGTCTATGTTTTAAACCATTCTCAAGCCTTAGTTCTAATTCTCTTTCGAGTAGACGACTTATCAGCTCTCGGTGGGTCATGTTTGTATGGTTTGCTTCATCAAGAAGCATTTGATAATTGGTTTTTATATAGGGTAATTTTAGTATATGGGCCATTTCTTGTATTTGCATTTATTCCACCTCCGAGAAACATAATTCGTTATATCTAGATACTTGCCTTGTAGCGATGTTGCTAAGTGCAGTTTTATCTATGTGCATAGATGGAATAATATCGATATGAGATTTATTGTATGTTTCTAGAATCAATAGTATTTCTTCGATTGGTTTATCATCATTTTCTTGAATGATCTCTATGAATTTTTTCTTGTTTCTGCTAAAATTAGTATCATAGATGGCTTTTAACCTTGGTATGCTTTTTAGAGCGTGGGAGTTCTTGATTGCACCTGGTTTTTTGTTTAATGAGTTTAAGTAATGTTTAATTTTAATACTTATCTCGTTAGTACCATCTATTTTTTTGTGTTCACAAACGAGTATGTTGTTTGAATAAAAGCCTATTGTGTCGTAATATTTCTTGATTGTTATTAAGCGTCCTACAAGATACTCCGGTACTGAATAGTGGTTGTTATCAACTCGTACAAAACTATATTTATTTGGTTTTTGCACTGTAACTGTTGCAAGATCAAGCTTTGGTTTTGTAGGTTGAAGATGTTTTATTTCTTCAGAAATAGTGCTGTCTTTATTGAGTTCTATCAATATAGTATTCAAGTATTCACGTGCATCATCGAATGTCTTAAACTTATAAGTTAACGCAAATGCTTTGTTCCTAATTATCTTCACGCTGCCCTCCACATGACCCTTCTAATGCAAAGCTTTACATTAGAAGGGTAATGAAAAGTATATGATAATGTAAAGTAAGGCTGTTAAATAACCGTAAGTAAAGGATCCCTCGCTGTTTTACTTTACATTATCTGCAACGCAAACACTATTTTATTTATCAAATCTTTTTAGCCATTCCAATAAATCTCCACTTTTTTGCCAAGAAGGTGCACCTTTTGGTACAACATCTGTATATGCTTTTTCAATTGCTTCTCTTTTTTGTTTTGAATCTACCTTAGCGTAAATTTCAGTTGTTTGGACAGAACGGTGACCTAGTATATCACGGATGTATATGAGATTAACTCCTGCTTGGAGTAAGTGCATAGCTTTTGAATGTCTCAGACAATGACAGCTAAATCGTTCTGGGATTAATATTTGATCTTTAATACGAGCCTTGCGTGCATATTTATCTAGTATGTAATTCACCCCTGCCCGGGTCAGTTTTTCTCCTCTTTTGTTACAGAACAATGGGTACATGTTTGCTGACAAACTTAACAGCCCCTGCTCATCCATATATCGATTTAATAAATCTAACGGAGCATCCATCAGAGGGACTATCCGGGCTTTATTCCCCTTACCAATTAACTTTACAGTACATGGTCTGTCAAAACGTACTTGTGACGGAGTGAGGTCAATGATTTCCTGTACTCTTCCACCGCTTTCATACATAATTGACAAAAGAGCAAGATCTCTTCGTCCTATTTTAGTTGACTGATCAGGCATTTCCAAAAGTAGTCTGATCCCATTAAGCGTTAGGTAACTGATTGATTTTGTTTCTGTTTTCTTAACCCGGATTCCAAGGATTCTCTGCCATTCCAAAAGATTATCGGGGCTCTGATACTGGAGATATTGGAAGAAAGAGTGTAATGCCGCAAGGCGGACGTTCCTTGTGGCTGTACTACAGCCACGCTCTGTTTCTATCCAGTCAAGAAAGTGAATAACCATTTCCTTATTAATCATGCCCAGCGTCAGAGAATTTGTTTTTATTCCTTTTTTATCCTTGATAAATGTAAGGAAAAGTACAAATGTGTCTCTATAAGAGGCAATCGTATTTATACTGAACCCCATTTCTCCTGGCAGGTATTTTGTAAGAAATCCTGTCAGATAGCGAGAGAAATCAGTCGGCTTCATAATGGTCAACCTCCGGAAATACATAGGCACAAACGTTATCTACTTCTCTAATTAAATCAGGGTACATGTCAGATGTTAGCCTTACATACTTATCTGTAGCCTCTAATGACTGATGCCCAAGATATTTTGATAATATTGGGAGTGAGTAGTATAAATCTAGCCCAGCTTCTGACATTTTCACAAGAGAGTGTACACTGAAAGTGTGACGAAAGTCATGCATTCTTGGGCCAAAACCCTTCCCACCATGTGGAATTCCTGCATTCCAGAGTATTTTTCTGAACCATTCATATATTGCCTTGGCATTACATTTTTGCCCATTGTTCTTGATAAAAAAATAACCTTTCGGTTCATATTTGCCGGGACGAACATTCCTATATTGAATACACACCTCAGTTAGTGTTTCAGATAATGGGAGTATTCGGTCTTTGCCGTTTTTCGTTTCCCTGACAATAATATTTTTTGCATCAAGATCAACATCCTTACATGTTAGGGATAACGCTTCGCTGATACGGATGCCACAGCCATATAGCATTCTAAATAAAGCGGGGAGTACATACACAGTTGTTTCAAATCGTCTATTAACTTTAAGCGTATCACATGCATCGAAGAATGCATTCACTTCCTTTTTCGAGAAAATATGTGGTACAAACGTACTGCTGTACTTTTTAGGCAATCTCGGTATATGTGATGGATATCCCATATCATTTAAATAGGCGGAAAATTTTGCAATATAATGAATCCTCGCATAACGTGTCTTGTCTGATTCATTTGGACGCTTCTCACTCCATTTATCAACAATCTCCTTTGATAGACCGAGTTTTAATACGGCATTATCTATTGTAAATCTGTCAAATAACGAAAGTGTGTAAGTGGCATCAACAAACTTGTAACCGAGGTTTCTTTTGAAATCAATGTACTGTTCGATTAAACCAGCATAAATACCACAATAGTTCGGCATCATTCCACCTCCTTGGCATAAAATGGCGTTTTTAAGAGTGGAACATCTAATGCGCATTGGCTCAAAGATGTTAAGTCTATTCGTAAATAAGTTTTTGTGCTTTCGGTATTCTTGTGACCTAGCACTTCTGATATAACATGGATGGGTATTTTTTGTTCCAGTAGTTGCCCAGCAAGACTGTGCCTCAAAGCATGAGGACCATGTTTCTTTTCTGTTATGTTTTTAATGCCAGCACGACGGAGATAAAAAGTAACAATGCTATGCAAAGTCGATCTATTTAGGCAGTTATATGGCGGGATTGCATGTAGGAAGACATAAGGAAGATCAGATTTAGGCCGTCCATACTTCAGATAATCGATAATAGCCTCTCCTATTTCTATTAAAAGTGGATGCTCAATCTTATTTTTAGTCTTTTGTTGAACAAGTGTAATTGTATTCTTTTCCCAGTGTATGTTTTCAAACTTCAACAGACAGATGTCAGAAGCCCTCAATCCCAATCGTGCAGCCAATAGTATCATAGCAGCATCACGCTTCCCTTTTGGGCTACTTCTGTCAACAGTATTGATTAATGATTCAACTTCATTTTTCGTATATGTCGTGGGTAGTTTACATTGCTTCTTGTAATTGTCTTTTGGAATTAGGTATGAAAAGTCAATCCCTGTATACCCATTGTCATGTAGATATCTCATAAACCCACGTAAAGTGGTAAGCATGCTGTGGCGCGTTGCAGGTGTATAAAAACCAAGCTGATTCACAAATCCTAAAATGTGTTGTTTTTTAATTGCTTCGGTTTCCATGACTCCTTCTTCATTAAAAAAACTAAGAAAGCGATGAAGATTTAATCGGTAATGACCAAGCGTATTTTCTGTAATACCCAAAGATTTTCGGTGATTAAGGAAATCCACCATAGGATTACCGATGCAACCATAAAATTGGTAGGATTTCTTTGCCCTTCTGTATTGGAACGTTCCTGTAGACTGAAATTCAGTTAGAACATCCACACACCGGATTATGCTCTTTTCCCAATGGCTAAATTCCTCGTATTTCCCAGTACCAATAAAGTCAGCTATAAATGCTCCACCTACTGACGCTGAATAATACTCAATCTGATTGTTTTCCATAAAAGTAGCCAGTTTTTGCCACGCGGAACGATATTGGCTTATCCTTGATTCGGAATAGGACATATCCCGAAGGGATTTAACTACTTCTGAGGACAGTTGTTCAAATGTTTGATATTTTTGTTCCATAATCATAACCTCCTATATTTAACGTAGGCGACCTCGCCTATATTAAATATAGCCATTGAAAATGTAAAGTAAAACAACTAGAATCACTTTGTTTATAGTTATCTAACAGCCTTACTTTACATTATCATATACTTTTCATTACCCTTCTCGTTTCCACTGAAACAATTAGTGACGTTGATATCGAATCCGTAGTAGAGTGACAATTTTAGCAAATTCTCATTGAGGACTTTTTCAGTTTTACCTATGAATTTTGATACTACATTTCTCATATTGTCGTACACAATCTCTGAATAAACGCCACCTAACATATCGAAGAAACGCACATGAGAATCCATAAAGACGTCTTGCTTTTGATTCTTATATAAATACGCCCATCTGAAATCAGCAGCTGGTGAAGATAGTACAGCTAGATGATAGGTATTGATCTCCCCGTTTATTTCTAACTTCACTTCGCCAAAATCATATTCAAGTCTTTGCCCTAAATCATATGATTGTTTAATAAAGCATTCCTTAGGTTTGTTTCTTTTTTCTCTGATTTTATTTGTAATAGTTGTATATCCAATATCAAACTTTTCATTGACTAGCATTTGGTGAATTTGCAAATTAGTCAGCTGTTGTTTATGTCGACCTAACTCTTTACACTTTTCAGATTCACTCTCTAGGATTTCGTCTAATCTGGTATCGATTTCTGCTGTGTACTTTCTTGGCTTTCTATTTTGAGCATTATACTTTGGTGCCTCGCATATTTTTTCTTGTACTTCTTGTACTTCTTTTTTATTAACGTCTAAGGCATTCAACAGAGTATTGTTCTTCTGGTACTCATTCCAATAGATTGCGACTGTTTTCCGATTGATGTTTAAAAGCTTGGCAGCTTTTCTATTGGATACACCTTGCTGCTTTAGTTTTATTATTGCATGTTTGTCCATTATCTCAATCACTCCATCCCACCCCTTTACTGCCATCATAACAGTAAGAGATTAGTGTTAAAGTACTGGACCGTTTTTCAATTGATATTATTCTATTAATGGGCCACTTTTAGAGTATCATAAACAAATGGTGTAATTATTTGGAAATTGACAACGGCGTATCTCAGTAGTAGACTTGAAAATTACAGTATAGTAAAACAAAATATAGTAGTGACTCCATCAAATGTGAGTGCACTGCTTTTTCTATTAAAAATAAGTAAGTAAATCCGTTTTTACTTAGTAAGCTATCAAGGAGCTAGTGCTTTTCTTAAAGCGAGTAGGGTGTCTGTTTAAGCGGACGAGTTACCAAGAAATAAAGGGGGGACACCAGTGACACCAGCCCAATTGAAAGCAGAGATTATTGCATATAGTAAGATTATTGGAATTGATAAAATTGGTTTTACTACTGCAGATCCCTTCGTCGAGCTAAAGGATAGGCTTGTTAACCAACAAAATTTAGGGTTCCAATCAGGCTTTGAAGAAAAGGATATTGACAAGCGTGTTGGACCTGAGCTGGTCCTTTCCGAAGCAAAATCAATTATTGCTATCGCTCTTGCTTACCCCTCAAAGATGAAGAATGCACCATTAAGTACGAGAAAGGAACGTCGAGGGTTGTTTTGTCGAGCTTCTTGGGGCGAAGATTATCATAAAATATTAAAAGATAAATTGTCTAAGTTAGAAGAGTTTATCTTGGCAAAGGTACCGAGCGCAAGAATTGCTTCTATGGTTGATACAGGTGAACTAGCTGATAGGGCAGTAGCCGAAAGAGCAGGAATAGGCTGGAGCGGAAAAAATTGTTCGATTATTACTGAAGAATTCGGTTCCTACGTTTACTTAGGCGAAATGATTACAACCATTTCATTACCAGCCGACCAACCAATAACAGAACGATGTGGAACGTGTACAAAGTGTATTGATGCCTGTCCGACTGGAGCAATTGTTCAAGGTGGACAGCTAGATTCAAATAAGTGTATTGCCTTTTTAACGCAAACAAAAACGTTCTTAGCAGACGAGTATAGAGAAAAGCTAGGTAATCGAATTTATGGATGTGACACATGTCAACAAGTGTGTCCAGATAATAAAGGGAAAGACTCCCATTTACACACAGCAATGGAGCCAGACCCTGAAATAGTAAAGCCACTTCTAAAAGAATTATTGTTTTTAAGTAATCGACAATTTAAAGAAACCTATGGTTATTTGTCAGGTGCATGGCGAGGGAAAAAACCTTTACAAAGAAATGCAATTATTGCAATTGCTCATTACAAAGACGTAACAGCT harbors:
- the istB gene encoding IS21-like element helper ATPase IstB, with amino-acid sequence MQIQEMAHILKLPYIKTNYQMLLDEANHTNMTHRELISRLLERELELRLENGLKHRLRRAKFPLNKYLEDFDKSKYHKKFIPKFEELETLQFIENKENIILIGSPGCGKSHYSIGLGIKACLEGKSVLFISVPNLIIELKEAMSESKLSQYKTKFEKYSLVVLDELGYVSFDKIGCEILFNLLSNRNDKGSIIITTNLAFDRWEEIFKDPMLTGAIVDRLAHKSHILDISREVSHRFEETMSWLKPTK
- a CDS encoding site-specific integrase, with translation MEQKYQTFEQLSSEVVKSLRDMSYSESRISQYRSAWQKLATFMENNQIEYYSASVGGAFIADFIGTGKYEEFSHWEKSIIRCVDVLTEFQSTGTFQYRRAKKSYQFYGCIGNPMVDFLNHRKSLGITENTLGHYRLNLHRFLSFFNEEGVMETEAIKKQHILGFVNQLGFYTPATRHSMLTTLRGFMRYLHDNGYTGIDFSYLIPKDNYKKQCKLPTTYTKNEVESLINTVDRSSPKGKRDAAMILLAARLGLRASDICLLKFENIHWEKNTITLVQQKTKNKIEHPLLIEIGEAIIDYLKYGRPKSDLPYVFLHAIPPYNCLNRSTLHSIVTFYLRRAGIKNITEKKHGPHALRHSLAGQLLEQKIPIHVISEVLGHKNTESTKTYLRIDLTSLSQCALDVPLLKTPFYAKEVE
- a CDS encoding NINE protein, whose translation is MMTSKKELTLEELAILQSEMLKKSKNKEAAWGLWAGLSFFGGHRFYTEDYGLAGAMLSTTVFPLIIFVFVLFGSLPVALFYPSLFFVIGSVVWSWIDAFFLNRRLDTLNNKIENDILNSIKKS
- a CDS encoding TM2 domain-containing protein, whose protein sequence is MSLLQKQDLTTEEFQLLSSEMSKKQKSSGTTWLLWVFTGVLGGHRFYLGKTGTAVAMLLTLGGLGFWVFIDLFLINGMIKDTNDNIENDVIAEIRMIKQARKNSEVAASAL
- a CDS encoding site-specific integrase, with the translated sequence MKPTDFSRYLTGFLTKYLPGEMGFSINTIASYRDTFVLFLTFIKDKKGIKTNSLTLGMINKEMVIHFLDWIETERGCSTATRNVRLAALHSFFQYLQYQSPDNLLEWQRILGIRVKKTETKSISYLTLNGIRLLLEMPDQSTKIGRRDLALLSIMYESGGRVQEIIDLTPSQVRFDRPCTVKLIGKGNKARIVPLMDAPLDLLNRYMDEQGLLSLSANMYPLFCNKRGEKLTRAGVNYILDKYARKARIKDQILIPERFSCHCLRHSKAMHLLQAGVNLIYIRDILGHRSVQTTEIYAKVDSKQKREAIEKAYTDVVPKGAPSWQKSGDLLEWLKRFDK
- a CDS encoding tyrosine-type recombinase/integrase; protein product: MMPNYCGIYAGLIEQYIDFKRNLGYKFVDATYTLSLFDRFTIDNAVLKLGLSKEIVDKWSEKRPNESDKTRYARIHYIAKFSAYLNDMGYPSHIPRLPKKYSSTFVPHIFSKKEVNAFFDACDTLKVNRRFETTVYVLPALFRMLYGCGIRISEALSLTCKDVDLDAKNIIVRETKNGKDRILPLSETLTEVCIQYRNVRPGKYEPKGYFFIKNNGQKCNAKAIYEWFRKILWNAGIPHGGKGFGPRMHDFRHTFSVHSLVKMSEAGLDLYYSLPILSKYLGHQSLEATDKYVRLTSDMYPDLIREVDNVCAYVFPEVDHYEAD
- the queG gene encoding tRNA epoxyqueuosine(34) reductase QueG, with translation MTPAQLKAEIIAYSKIIGIDKIGFTTADPFVELKDRLVNQQNLGFQSGFEEKDIDKRVGPELVLSEAKSIIAIALAYPSKMKNAPLSTRKERRGLFCRASWGEDYHKILKDKLSKLEEFILAKVPSARIASMVDTGELADRAVAERAGIGWSGKNCSIITEEFGSYVYLGEMITTISLPADQPITERCGTCTKCIDACPTGAIVQGGQLDSNKCIAFLTQTKTFLADEYREKLGNRIYGCDTCQQVCPDNKGKDSHLHTAMEPDPEIVKPLLKELLFLSNRQFKETYGYLSGAWRGKKPLQRNAIIAIAHYKDVTAIDDLDKLLREDPRPVIRGTAAWTIGKLDTEKSKLILNAAKERENDSDVLAEIDKGLNMLKNN